One window of the Lytechinus pictus isolate F3 Inbred chromosome 5, Lp3.0, whole genome shotgun sequence genome contains the following:
- the LOC129265568 gene encoding uncharacterized protein LOC129265568, whose product MSDIPKSAGAAAPDVRPEDSASNCGRSITSSVTSTRARRNAAAKKAALMAQAQLLQEQQALELQTLQLQQRMAELKLKSKIASAEAEEEVYRASEDKSGLPDNLPSGIQPANDDTLPYPRPDPSESMMKIIHEGQQQQRRLIESVTLPQADLMKYDGNPLRYWEFWRAFENSVDKTTVDDSAKLTRLFHFCTGEAHKLLQACMVMDPTVGYKKAKQMLKERFGNPYKIADAWIQRVTQATKIEPNNKKALQDLADELHICIQTLDAMGYKSELSPQSVILRIVERLPFFLRDRWLKVVATIRKQNRLPQIEDLLSFIQETSAQQNDPVYGRLTDLKPGSKDQWKSYPKKTWDKKASKTQGQRSSYSTSSSPAPVNIKPCLICQEKHTLLGCVRFKKMPPEKRLQFAKENRLCFNCLRPGHMLSACNLNRTCSVEGCGRKHTKFLHQTKKAPSRAPDNQVEDPPQSQEGQLTSDGASNGYVDSDATGAGKRSVLPIVPVRVQSDDKNFIQTYALLDSGSTHSFCTEALAHLLGARERSHRLRLTTMGKKDDHIDTSVVSLVVDSGPSTDRIYLPHVCTRKRLNIKNSHMACREDIINLPYLKGIDIPLAGEHEVGLLIGQDSPRALMPLEVRKGDKGPYAVRTALGWSLHGPIASRGRCDASTNFIQGDTSLDEQVQKFWKLEDENSLFDDERGMSFNDRKAVNIWENTITLDNGHYQLAIPFKQRPPSLQDNRCVAEHRLQTLGRRLKRDTHLHEKYKEGISDLLQKGYAEEVSESDDQAQAVTWYIPHHPVFHPMKPGKVRIVFDCASKYKGQSLNDVVLQGPDLTNKLIGVLLRFRQERIAIIADIEAMFHQIRVPPEDRDVLRFLWWPGGNLEETPKAFRMCVHLFGGTWSPSCCNFAMRRTAEDNHGQFTSDAAKVVQRNFYVDDCLVSLQDEEKAVKLAAELRMLLQKGGFRLAKWLSNNPRVLQTIPLEDRAKQVAGLDLNHEALPVERALGMRWDIEQDCFTYKINPKDKPSTRRGLLSIVSSVYDPLGYASPCVLQAKMILQELTRQKLGWDEPIPVEEAQKWKSWLDELPEMEEFEVNRCVKPHNFGKVTNYQLHNFADASEVAYGAMTYLMMTSEDGQVYCSLLMAKTRLAPLKKSTIPRLELMAATLATRMDTMIRRELDFPITKSTFWTDSMIVLNYIQNKDKRFHTFVSNRLAIIHNATETDQWYHIDSTLNPADILSRGMPASQLKESSRWLNGPEFLQQPQEFWPTFPSEKQGIDDDDPEVKRTKGMHNFASSCDHEDCIDKLITHFSDWTRLRRAIAWWLRLKKVLQGKVTKMTPIQDKGNTLSAKEIESAEKVIFQYVQSHAFSEELSVIRDSGNSVPKVTKGSRLYKLDAVYQDGLLRVGGRLRHAMIPSEAKHQVILPKKHHVTSLLVRHMHHRVGHQGLNHVLAEIRQRYWILGAGVVVRSMLKKCVNCRKYQARLGKQKMSDLPSFRLEATKPAFTNVGMDYFGPFDIKCGRSTRKRYGVVFTCMTSRAIHIEVAESLETSSCIDAIRRMISRRGPIKKLFSDNGTNLVGAQAELKRALKEWNEDEILHFTANQGIEWTFNPPTASHQGGVWERQIRTIRKILHAILTEQYLRTCQSEEQLHTLMCEVEAIINSRPLTRVSDDPDDLEVLTPNSLLQ is encoded by the coding sequence ATGAGTGACATTCCAAAGTCAGCTGGGGCTGCGGCACCCGACGTCAGACCTGAAGATTCTGCGAGCAACTGTGGTCGAAGTATTACGAGCTCCGTGACTAGCACCAGGGCAAGGAGGAATGCAGCTGCGAAAAAGGCTGCTCTGATGGCTCAAGCTcaattgttgcaggagcaaCAGGCATTGGAACTACAGACTTTGCAATTACAGCAACGGATGGCTGAGCTGAAGCTGAAATCGAAGATTGCTAGTGCTGAAGCAGAGGAGGAGGTGTATAGAGCATCTGAGGACAAATCAGGATTACCAGATAATCTCCCTTCAGGCATTCAGCCAGCCAATGATGATACCCTGCCATATCCTCGTCCTGACCCATCAGAGtcgatgatgaaaataattcatgaagGTCAGCAGCAACAGAGAAGGCTGATAGAATCTGTCACACTACCTCAAGCTGATTTGATGAAATACGATGGCAACCCCTTGAGGTATTGGGAATTTTGGAGAGCCTTTGAAAACAGTGTGGACAAGACTACAGTGGATGATTCTGCTAAGCTGACACGCCTGTTTCATTTCTGCACTGGTGAGGCTCATAAGTTGCTACAAGCCTGCATGGTAATGGATCCCACTGTTGGTTACAAGAAAGCCAAGCAGATGTTGAAAGAACGATTTGGCAATCCTTACAAGATAGCAGATGCTTGGATTCAGAGAGTTACTCAAGCTACAAAGATTGAGCCCAACAATAAGAAGGCTCTACAAGATCTAGCAGATGAACTTCATATTTGCATTCAAACGCTAGATGCTATGGGCTATAAGTCTGAGCTGTCACCCCAGAGTGTCATCTTGCGGATTGTCGAGAGACTTCCTTTCTTCTTAAGGGACCGATGGTTAAAGGTGGTAGCCACTATCAGGAAGCAAAACCGGCTGCCACAGATTGAGGACCTTTTATCCTTCATACAGGAAACCTCAGCCCAACAGAATGATCCAGTATATGGACGACTGACTGATCTGAAGCCTGGATCCAAAGACCAGTGGAAATCATATCCCAAGAAAACATGGGACAAGAAGGCATCTAAGACACAGGGTCAGAGAAGCTCGTACTCTACCTCTAGTAGTCCAGCTCCGGTCAACATCAAGCCCTGTCTGATCTGTCAAGAAAAACATACACTTTTGGGCTGTGTTCGGTTCAAGAAAATGCCACCAGAGAAGAGACTTCAGTTTGCTAAAGAGAACCGGTTATGTTTTAACTGCCTTCGTCCTGGTCATATGTTGTCAGCCTGCAACTTGAACAGAACTTGTTCTGTTGAAGGTTGTGGAAGGAAGCATACCAAGTTCCTCCATCAGACGAAGAAGGCACCATCAAGAGCACCTGACAATCAAGTCGAAGATCCCCCACAGAGTCAGGAAGGACAATTAACAAGTGATGGGGCCTCTAATGGTTATGTAGACAGTGATGCTACAGGGGCCGGCAAGCGGAGTGTTCTTCCAATTGTTCCAGTAAGAGTACAAAGTGATGACAAGAATTTTATTCAAACGTATGCTCTGTTGGATAGTGGATCAACCCATTCATTCTGTACAGAGGCACTAGCACATCTTCTGGGAGCTAGAGAAAGAAGTCATCGACTTCGCCTGACAACTATGGGTAAGAAAGATGATCACATTGACACATCAGTGGTCAGCCTTGTGGTAGACTCTGGGCCATCCACAGACCGGATTTACCTTCCTCATGTCTGCACTCGGAAGAGATTGAACATTAAGAATTCTCACATGGCCTGTAGGGAAGACATCATCAACCTGCCATATCTAAAAGGTATTGATATCCCCTTGGCAGGGGAACATGAAGTTGGCTTATTGATTGGTCAAGATTCTCCAAGAGCACTGATGCCCTTAGAAGTACGCAAAGGAGACAAGGGACCTTATGCTGTTAGAACTGCTCTAGGGTGGTCACTTCATGGCCCGATTGCTTCAAGAGGGAGATGTGATGCCTCTACCAATTTCATTCAAGGAGACACCTCTCTTGATGAGCAAGTCCAGAAGTTCTGGAAACTTGAAGATGAGAATTCCCTATTCGATGATGAGAGAGGTATGTCATTTAACGACAGGAAAGCAGTCAACATCTGGGAGAACACCATCACTTTGGACAATGGTCACTACCAACTAGCCATACCTTTCAAGCAGCGCCCCCCTAGTCTTCAAGATAACCGTTGTGTAGCTGAGCATCGACTTCAGACTCTTGGAAGAAGGCTAAAAAGAGACACCCATCTTCATGAAAAATACAAGGAAGGCATATCCGACCTTCTTCAGAAAGGCTATGCAGAAGAGGTATCTGAATCGGATGACCAAGCTCAAGCTGTTACCTGGTACATTCCTCATCATCCGGTATTCCACCCGATGAAACCAGGAAAGGTTCGCATAGTGTTTGACTGTGCTTCTAAGTATAAGGGACAATCACTAAATGATGTTGTACTCCAGGGTCCtgatctcaccaacaaattgaTCGGGGTTCTCCTACGTTTTCGACAAGAGAGAATTGCCATTATCGCAGATATAGAGGCAATGTTTCACCAGATTAGAGTTCCCCCTGAAGATCGAGATGTACTCAGATTTTTATGGTGGCCTGGTGGAAACCTGGAAGAGACCCCCAAGGCATTTAGGATGTGTGTCCATCTGTTCGGCGGCACATGGAGCCCCAGTTGCTGTAATTTCGCTATGCGACGAACAGCTGAAGATAATCATGGACAGTTTACTAGTGATGCAGCAAAGGTGGTGCAAAGGAATTTCTATGTTGACGACTGCCTGGTGTCACTACAGGATGAGGAAAAGGCTGTCAAACTTGCTGCAGAACTCAGAATGTTACTTCAGAAGGGAGGATTTCGTCTAGCTAAGTGGCTAAGTAACAACCCAAGAGTCCTTCAGACTATCCCTTTGGAAGATAGGGCAAAACAAGTAGCAGGACTTGATCTTAATCATGAAGCCCTTCCTGTTGAACGTGCTCTGGGTATGAGATGGGACATAGAGCAGGACTGCTTTACCTACAAGATCAACCCAAAGGACAAGCCTTCAACTCGACGAGGATTACTCAGTATAGTATCTTCAGTCTATGATCCCCTAGGATATGCCAGTCCATGTGTGCTGCAAGCAAAGATGATCTTGCAAGAGCTAACAAGACAAAAGTTAGGCTGGGATGAACCCATTCCAGTTGAAGAGGCACAGAAATGGAAGTCTTGGTTGGATGAACTACCAGAGATGGAAGAATTTGAGGTGAACAGATGTGTAAAGCCTCATAACTTTGGTAAGGTAACAAATTACCAACTCCATAACTTTGCGGATGCCTCAGAAGTTGCTTATGGAGCTATGACATATTTAATGATGACAAGTGAAGATGGTCAAGTATATTGCAGTCTGCTAATGGCCAAGACACGTCTTGCTCCACTGAAGAAGTCAACCATACCACGACTTGAGTTAATGGCTGCTACCCTAGCAACAAGGATGGACACCATGATCAGGAGAGAACTGGACTTTCCTATCACCAAGTCAACATTTTGGACAGATAGCATGATAGTTTTGAATTACATTCAAAACAAGGATAAGAGGTTCCATACCTTTGTATCTAACAGGCTTGCTATCATTCATAATGCTACCGAGACGGATCAATGGTACCATATTGACTCGACCTTGAACCCAGCAGATATCCTTTCAAGGGGCATGCCTGCAAGTCAATTGAAGGAGAGTTCGAGATGGCTTAACGGACCAGAATTTCTTCAACAGCCACAAGAATTCTGGCCTACGTTTCCAAGCGAGAAGCAAgggattgatgatgatgacccgGAAGTAAAGAGGACAAAAGGAATGCATAATTTTGCATCAAGCTGTGATCATGAAGACTGCATTGACAAACTAATCACACACTTCTCGGATTGGACCAGGCTAAGAAGGGCAATTGCATGGTGGCTTAGACTGAAGAAAGTTCTCCAAGGGAAAGTGACAAAGATGACACCAATCCAAGATAAAGGCAATACCTTATCTGCCAAGGAAATTGAAAGTGCTGAAAAGGTCATTTTTCAGTATGTACAGAGTCATGCATTCTCAGAGGAGTTGAGTGTCATTAGAGATTCAGGTAATTCAGTCCCTAAAGTTACAAAAGGATCACGACTGTACAAGCTAGACGCAGTTTACCAAGATGGCCTGCTTCGAGTAGGAGGACGGTTAAGACATGCAATGATACCTAGTGAAGCCAAACACCAAGTAATATTGCCCAAGAAGCATCATGTGACTTCACTTCTTGTGAGACACATGCATCACAGAGTTGGACACCAAGGACTGAATCATGTGTTGGCAGAGATACGACAAAGATATTGGATTCTTGGTGCTGGTGTTGTTGTAAGGAGCATGTTAAAGAAATGTGTTAACTGCCGCAAGTACCAGGCTAGACTCGGCAAGCAGAAGATGTCAGATCTCCCATCATTTAGACTTGAAGCTACCAAACCGGCCTTTACTAACGTAGGGATGGACTATTTCGGGCCATTCGACATTAAGTGTGGACGATCAACAAGAAAAAGGTACGGAGTTGTCTTCACCTGTATGACCAGTAGGGCAATCCATATAGAGGTAGCCGAGAGTCTTGAGACGAGCTCGTGTATCGATGCCATTCGTCGTATGATTAGCAGAAGAGGGCCTATCAAGAAATTGTTCTCAGACAATGGCACCAATTTAGTGGGAGCCCAGGCTGAACTGAAAAGAGCTCTAAAGGAATGGAATGAAGACGAAATCCTGCATTTCACTGCTAATCAAGGAATAGAGTGGACTTTCAACCCTCCCACTGCTTCACATCAAGGTGGTGTGTGGGAAAGACAAATTCGCACCATCAGGAAAATACTGCACGCTATTCTGACTGAGCAGTATTTAAGGACTTGTCAATCTGAGGAACAGCTTCATACACTGATGTGCGAGGTCGAGGCAATCATTAACAGCAGGCCTCTCACACGAGTCTCTGATGATCCAGATGATCTGGAAGTATTGACACCAAACAGTCTACTACAGTAG